A genome region from Thalassococcus arenae includes the following:
- a CDS encoding M3 family oligoendopeptidase: MMTPFTPPARLFDANASAKGKDLGKLPEWNLSDLYPAPDAPALTADLDWLEAECRAFAADYEGKMADLDAAGFLTAILRHEKIETKAGRVMSFAGLRYYQHTTDAARAKFLSDTQEKITNFTTPLVFFTLELNRLDDALLDGWMAENAELARYRPALRRIRAMKPYQLSDELEKFLHDLGVVGDAWERLFDETIAGLNFTVDGEELNIEGTLNLLTEQDRAKRQAAAEELGRVFQSNIKTFARVHNTQAKEKEILDRWRKMPTAQTGRHLSNDVEPEVVEALRNAVVAAYPKLSHRYYELKRKWLGLDRMQVWDRNAPLPMEATRTIGWDEAQKTVMEAYGAFDPRMTEIAQPFFERGWIDAAVKPGKAPGAFAHPTVTEVHPYIMLNYLGKPRDVMTLAHELGHGVHQVLAAGQGEMLASTPLTLAETASVFGEMLTFRAMLDRAKDEAERKVLLAGKVEDMINTVVRQIAFYDFECKLHEARRGGELTPEDIGALWMSVQGESLGPAFDFMPGYETFWAYIPHFVHSPFYVYAYAFGDGLVNALYAAYQEAPEGFQDRYFDMLKAGGSKHHKELLAPFGLDASDPAFWDKGLGMIAGFIEELEAMET; this comes from the coding sequence ATGATGACGCCTTTCACACCCCCCGCCCGCCTGTTCGACGCCAATGCCAGCGCCAAGGGAAAGGATCTCGGCAAACTGCCCGAATGGAACCTGTCCGACCTTTACCCTGCGCCCGATGCCCCGGCCCTGACCGCCGATCTGGACTGGCTCGAGGCCGAGTGCCGCGCTTTCGCCGCGGATTACGAGGGCAAGATGGCGGATCTGGATGCCGCCGGATTTCTGACCGCGATCCTCCGCCACGAGAAGATCGAGACCAAGGCCGGGCGGGTGATGTCCTTTGCGGGCCTGCGCTATTACCAGCACACCACCGATGCCGCGCGCGCCAAGTTCCTGTCGGACACACAGGAAAAGATCACCAATTTCACAACGCCGCTGGTTTTCTTCACGCTGGAACTGAACCGGCTGGACGACGCGCTGCTGGATGGCTGGATGGCCGAGAACGCCGAGCTTGCGCGCTACCGGCCCGCCCTGCGGCGCATCCGGGCGATGAAGCCCTACCAGCTGTCGGACGAGCTGGAGAAGTTCCTGCACGATCTGGGCGTGGTCGGTGACGCATGGGAACGCCTGTTCGACGAAACCATCGCAGGGCTGAATTTCACCGTCGATGGCGAAGAGCTGAACATCGAGGGCACGCTGAACCTGCTGACCGAGCAGGACCGCGCCAAACGCCAGGCCGCCGCCGAAGAGCTGGGCCGCGTTTTCCAGAGCAACATCAAGACCTTCGCGCGCGTTCACAACACCCAGGCCAAGGAAAAGGAAATCCTGGACCGCTGGCGCAAGATGCCCACGGCGCAGACCGGCAGGCACCTGTCCAACGATGTCGAACCCGAGGTCGTCGAGGCGTTGCGCAACGCCGTCGTCGCGGCCTATCCCAAGCTCAGTCACCGCTATTACGAGTTGAAACGCAAATGGCTTGGGCTGGACCGGATGCAGGTCTGGGACCGCAACGCGCCCTTGCCGATGGAGGCGACGCGCACCATCGGCTGGGACGAGGCACAAAAGACGGTGATGGAGGCTTATGGCGCCTTTGATCCCCGCATGACGGAAATCGCGCAGCCGTTCTTCGAACGCGGCTGGATCGATGCGGCGGTCAAACCCGGCAAGGCACCGGGTGCCTTTGCACACCCCACCGTGACCGAGGTCCATCCCTACATCATGCTGAATTACCTCGGGAAACCGCGCGACGTGATGACTTTGGCGCACGAGCTGGGGCATGGCGTCCATCAGGTTCTGGCGGCAGGGCAAGGCGAGATGCTGGCCTCGACCCCGTTGACCCTGGCCGAAACCGCCAGCGTGTTCGGCGAGATGCTGACCTTCCGCGCCATGCTCGACCGCGCCAAGGACGAAGCCGAACGAAAGGTGCTGCTGGCCGGCAAGGTCGAGGACATGATCAATACCGTCGTACGCCAGATCGCCTTCTACGATTTCGAATGCAAGCTGCATGAGGCGCGCCGCGGCGGCGAACTGACGCCCGAGGATATCGGCGCGCTGTGGATGAGCGTTCAGGGTGAAAGCCTGGGGCCGGCCTTTGATTTCATGCCGGGATACGAGACCTTCTGGGCCTATATCCCGCACTTCGTCCATTCGCCCTTTTACGTCTACGCCTATGCGTTCGGCGATGGGCTGGTGAACGCGCTTTACGCGGCCTACCAGGAGGCGCCGGAAGGGTTCCAGGACCGGTATTTCGACATGCTCAAGGCGGGCGGGTCGAAGCACCACAA